From Amycolatopsis sp. YIM 10, the proteins below share one genomic window:
- a CDS encoding bifunctional class I SAM-dependent methyltransferase/N-acetyltransferase: protein MTPREFPPEATENRPDPSHEAFFALHKGLRRQGPGSDATTRHLLGLAGPLPARPRVLDLGCGPGPAALLLAAEIGAAVTAVDLHRPFLDELAAEAAARGITSIRTACLSMIDLPFPDRSFDLIWAEGSVYNVGFDRALASWRRLLAPDGVLVVTECEWATETPSAKARSYWDRHYRLRDTASNIASAEALGYTVDDVHPLPDADWFDDYYTPLAERAAVAAADPAMTAAVEATLEEITLRREHGAEYRYTGYILRLATESLVTEKETRSAMPTTTSWTTRQEAGADDREAIREINLAAFPTQLEADLVDALRMDPEAWLPALSWISESADGTVAGFALLTRCHVDGAPALALGPCAVRPEYQRTGAGSAAIRAALGKAREIGENLVVVLGHATYYPRFGFTRASEFGIRASFDVPDENMMALVLDSAGAIPSGTIRYAAPFGV, encoded by the coding sequence ATGACCCCGCGCGAGTTCCCTCCGGAAGCCACGGAAAACCGACCGGACCCCAGCCATGAGGCGTTCTTCGCCCTGCACAAAGGTTTGCGGCGCCAAGGTCCCGGCTCGGACGCCACCACCCGGCATCTGCTCGGGCTGGCCGGCCCCCTGCCGGCGCGGCCCCGGGTCCTGGACCTCGGTTGCGGTCCCGGTCCCGCCGCGTTGCTGCTGGCCGCCGAGATCGGGGCGGCGGTCACCGCTGTCGATCTGCATCGGCCGTTCCTGGACGAACTGGCGGCCGAGGCCGCCGCACGCGGGATCACCTCGATCCGGACGGCGTGCCTGTCGATGATCGATCTGCCGTTCCCCGATCGGAGCTTCGATCTGATCTGGGCCGAAGGCTCGGTCTACAACGTCGGTTTCGACCGTGCCTTGGCGTCGTGGAGGCGGTTACTTGCTCCCGATGGGGTACTGGTCGTCACCGAGTGTGAATGGGCCACCGAGACCCCGTCGGCCAAGGCGCGTTCGTACTGGGATCGGCATTACCGGTTGCGCGACACCGCGAGCAACATCGCCTCGGCCGAGGCCCTCGGGTACACCGTCGACGATGTCCATCCGCTGCCGGACGCCGACTGGTTCGACGACTATTACACGCCGCTGGCCGAACGTGCCGCGGTTGCCGCGGCCGACCCGGCGATGACCGCGGCCGTCGAGGCGACCCTGGAAGAGATAACGCTGCGCCGCGAACACGGGGCCGAGTACCGCTACACCGGCTACATCCTCCGGCTGGCCACCGAATCCCTTGTCACGGAAAAGGAAACGCGCTCCGCTATGCCCACCACCACTTCGTGGACCACTCGTCAGGAAGCCGGCGCGGACGATCGGGAAGCGATCCGCGAGATCAACCTCGCGGCCTTCCCCACCCAGTTGGAAGCCGACCTCGTCGACGCACTGCGTATGGATCCGGAAGCTTGGCTGCCTGCCCTGTCCTGGATCTCCGAATCGGCTGACGGCACCGTTGCCGGCTTCGCACTGCTCACTCGGTGCCACGTGGATGGTGCTCCGGCCCTCGCGCTGGGACCGTGTGCCGTTCGTCCCGAGTATCAGCGCACAGGTGCCGGGTCCGCCGCGATCCGCGCCGCGCTCGGCAAAGCTCGGGAGATCGGCGAGAACCTCGTGGTCGTGCTCGGCCACGCCACGTACTACCCAAGGTTCGGGTTCACTCGGGCATCCGAGTTCGGTATCCGTGCCTCGTTCGACGTGCCCGACGAGAACATGATGGCCCTCGTACTGGACTCCGCGGGCGCCATCCCGTCAGGCACCATCCGGTACGCGGCTCCGTTCGGCGTCTAG